The Candidatus Cloacimonadota bacterium genome has a segment encoding these proteins:
- a CDS encoding permease, which translates to MKKRKLIFGIALIIIYFGFLLISMRLNFYAGIKIGENSLNFFKGIIPLFPGVFILIGLFEVWVKRETVEKHFGKNSGFRGYFWGIILASTTVGGIFIAFPIAYSLHNKGAKLSVIFTYIGASATCRIPMTMFEASFLGIKFTLIRLCVSLPLIIITSIFLGNYLEKNKFQIQKGA; encoded by the coding sequence TTGAAGAAGAGAAAATTGATTTTTGGGATCGCTCTCATCATAATCTATTTTGGATTTCTGCTGATTTCTATGCGATTGAATTTCTATGCCGGAATCAAAATCGGGGAAAACTCTTTAAACTTTTTCAAAGGCATAATTCCTCTGTTCCCCGGAGTTTTCATTCTGATTGGTCTTTTTGAAGTCTGGGTAAAAAGAGAGACGGTAGAAAAACATTTCGGTAAAAATAGTGGATTCAGAGGATATTTTTGGGGAATAATTCTCGCAAGCACTACGGTCGGTGGAATTTTTATTGCCTTCCCGATTGCGTATTCTTTGCACAATAAAGGTGCAAAATTATCCGTCATCTTTACATACATCGGTGCTTCTGCAACTTGCCGAATCCCGATGACAATGTTCGAAGCTTCTTTTTTGGGCATAAAATTTACTCTGATAAGATTGTGCGTTTCTTTGCCGCTAATCATCATTACCTCCATTTTTCTTGGGAATTATCTTGAAAAAAATAAATTTCAGATTCAAAAAGGAGCGTAA
- a CDS encoding permease: protein MLLYFYLICSLVLLLSLAVNLQKTLKALKIAGKKLLAIIPSLMVMVILVSIILYIIPDTMIRDLLGSENKYFGLIIASMLGSITLMPGFVAFPLAGILLSQGVPYMILSSFTTTMMMVGILTFPLEQKYFGTKVTIIRNSLAFLIAIAVALITGICFGELF from the coding sequence ATGCTTCTGTATTTTTATCTTATTTGCAGTTTGGTGCTACTGCTTTCATTGGCAGTAAATTTACAAAAAACACTCAAGGCTTTAAAAATTGCAGGCAAAAAATTGTTAGCCATCATTCCATCTCTGATGGTGATGGTTATTCTTGTTTCAATAATTTTGTACATTATTCCGGACACAATGATACGAGATTTGTTGGGATCAGAAAATAAGTATTTTGGTCTGATAATCGCCAGTATGCTCGGGTCTATTACATTGATGCCCGGCTTCGTTGCCTTTCCTCTCGCCGGAATTTTACTTTCACAAGGTGTCCCTTACATGATTCTTTCCTCGTTTACCACCACGATGATGATGGTCGGCATACTCACCTTTCCCCTTGAGCAAAAATATTTCGGCACTAAAGTTACTATCATCCGCAATTCATTAGCATTTCTAATTGCAATAGCTGTTGCTTTGATTACTGGAATTTGTTTTGGGGAATTGTTTTGA
- a CDS encoding HypC/HybG/HupF family hydrogenase formation chaperone, which produces MCLAVPYRVVSIKGNKAKADVYGVVKEIDVRILQNLKEDDFVLVHAGFAIQKVNQEEAHETLRLLEKLSEATPEFKRR; this is translated from the coding sequence ATGTGTTTAGCAGTTCCATATAGAGTTGTATCCATAAAAGGAAATAAAGCAAAAGCCGATGTTTACGGCGTGGTAAAGGAAATTGACGTAAGGATTTTGCAGAATTTGAAAGAGGATGATTTTGTGCTCGTGCATGCCGGATTCGCCATCCAAAAGGTAAATCAGGAAGAGGCTCACGAAACATTGCGACTTCTGGAAAAATTATCAGAAGCAACTCCTGAGTTTAAGCGAAGATAG
- a CDS encoding DUF4065 domain-containing protein: MKNFYKSLGKRIKKLRNAAGLSQEKFSQMLEMKRVSISQTENGARKLTAEETAKIAKLFNISTDALLSLEEDIKVVLEKGKKITPKKKREIRISVPQKNVEKFKEVLLYILNKVGSKPNIGETVLYKLLYFIDFNFYEKYEEQLIGATYIKNRYGPTPIEFAKIVKEMEGKDLVKIKDKYFQYPQTKYLPLRKPDLPKFKANETAEIDDVLERLSDMNAAQISEYSHHDVPWLTTEEKQKIDYEAVFYRTPPYSVRFYSEKNI; encoded by the coding sequence ATGAAAAATTTTTATAAAAGTTTAGGAAAAAGGATAAAAAAATTAAGAAATGCAGCAGGACTTTCCCAAGAAAAGTTCTCACAAATGTTAGAAATGAAAAGAGTTTCAATTTCTCAAACAGAAAATGGTGCAAGAAAGTTAACTGCTGAAGAAACTGCAAAAATTGCCAAGCTGTTTAATATTTCAACCGATGCACTTCTTAGCTTGGAAGAAGATATAAAAGTCGTTCTGGAGAAAGGGAAGAAAATTACTCCAAAGAAAAAAAGAGAAATACGAATAAGTGTACCCCAAAAAAATGTAGAAAAATTTAAGGAAGTCTTACTTTACATCTTAAACAAAGTTGGCTCAAAACCAAATATTGGAGAAACTGTCCTGTACAAACTCCTTTATTTTATTGATTTTAATTTCTATGAAAAATATGAGGAGCAATTAATTGGTGCAACTTATATCAAAAATCGATATGGACCCACACCAATAGAATTTGCAAAAATTGTAAAAGAGATGGAAGGAAAGGACCTGGTGAAAATTAAGGATAAATATTTTCAATATCCCCAAACCAAATATCTTCCTTTAAGAAAGCCCGATTTGCCTAAATTCAAAGCAAATGAAACTGCAGAAATAGATGATGTATTAGAAAGGCTTTCCGATATGAATGCAGCTCAAATAAGCGAATATTCCCATCATGATGTTCCCTGGTTAACAACCGAAGAAAAGCAAAAAATTGATTATGAAGCAGTTTTCTACCGCACCCCTCCTTATTCCGTGAGGTTTTATTCTGAAAAAAATATTTAA